The sequence below is a genomic window from Sorangiineae bacterium MSr12523.
TCGAATTGGTGCACGAGACGATCCATAGTGGCCTTCGCATGGCCGCGGCCATGGATCACGTCATCGAGGGCACGGACGGCGTGCGCATCGTGAAGCACGTCGCGCCGGACATCGGCCGCGTCGTGGTCACGGATCATCTCCAGCCCGGGCAGCGCCTTCGCATCGTGAAGTTTCTCGCCTACGGGTGGTCGCGCCAGAGGAGCCTGCCCGCCGTGCGCGATCAGGTCGGCGCCGCGCTCACCTCGGCGCATCACGCGGGCGTGGACGGGCTTTTCGCCGAGCAAAAGCGCTACCTCGACGAGTTCTGGGCCCGCGCGGACGTCGAATTGGAGGGCGACACCGAGATCCAGCAGGCCGTGCGCTTTGCGCTCTTCCACGTGCTGCAGGCGGGCGCCCGTGCCGAACTGCGCCCCATTCCGGCCAAGGGCCTCACGGGCCCCGGCTACGACGGGCACGCGTTTTGGGACACGGAGACCTTCGTGCTGCCCGTGCTCACGTATACGAATCCCGCGTCCGTGGCCGACGTTTTGCGCTGGCGGCATGGCACCCTGTCGATTGCCAAAGACCGCGCGCGCCAGCTCGGACTCGCGGGGGCGGCCTTTCCCTGGCGCACCATCACTGGGGAAGAGTGCTCGGCCTATTGGCCTGCAGGCACGGCGGCCTTTCACGTCAATGCGGATATCGCGGACGCGGCGATTCGGTACGTGGATGTCACGGACGATGCGGCCTTCGAGGAGGAAACGGGCCTGGAGCTCTTGATTGAAACGGCGCGCCTCTGGCGCTCGCTGGGCCATTACGACGTGCACGGTGATTTTCGCATCGACGGAGTCACGGGGCCGGACGAATACAGCGCCCTGGCGGACAACAATTTGTATACGAACTTGATGGCGCAGCGAAACCTGGTGGGCGCGGCCGACGCCTGCGAGCGTCATTTGGAAAAAGCGCGATGCTGCGGCGTAACGACCGACGAAATGGCCGAATGGCGTGCCGCTGCCCGCGCGGTGCTCATTCCGTACGACGAGGACCTGGGGGTGCACCAGCAGGCCGATGGCTTCACGCGTCACCAGCTCTGGGACTTCGACCATACCAAGCCCGAGCAGTATCCGCTGCTTTTGAATTTTCCGTATTTCGATATTTACCGCAAGCAGGTCGTCAAGCAGTCGGACTTGGTGTTGGCCATGCATCTATGCGGCAATTCGTTTTCGGCGGAGCAAAAAGCGAAGAATTTCGAATATTACGAGCGCATCACCGTACGCGATTCGTCGCTGTCCGCGTGCACGCAGGCGGTGCTGGCGGCCGAAGTCGGGCACATGAGCCTGGCCTTCGACTATTTGGCGGAGTGCGCACTCTTGGATCTGCAGGATCTGCAGCACAACACGCGCAACGGACTTCACATTGCCGCGCTGGCGGGGACGTGGATTGCGCTGGTCGCAGGGCTCGGCGGTATGCGCGATCAGAACGGGGTCATCGCATTTGCACCGCGACTTCCCGAAGGGCTCACGCGGCTTACCTTCACCTTGACACGAAAGGGGCTTCAGTTGCGCGTGACCGTACTTTTGCAAGAGGCGACCTATGAGCTCTTGCATGGCGAAGGCTCCATGGACGTTTTGCACCATGGCGAGCGTCTCACGGTGGAGGATGGCGTGGCCGTGCGTCGTCCGATTCCGCCGGCGCCGTTTCGTCCCGCGCCGACTCAACCGAAGGGGCGCGAGCCTAGACATCGTTGATCGTGTTACTTTCGTTGCCATGATCACGCGCAAGCTCGGCTCCAAGGGTCCCCAAGTTTCGGCGCTCGGTTTGGGTTGCATGGGCATGTCGGATCTCTACGGTCCTGCGGACCGCACCGAGAGCATCGCGACGATCCACGCAGCCCTCGACGCCGGCGTGACTCTGTTCGATACCGGCGACTTCTACGGAATGGGCGACAACGAGCTTTTGCTTCGCGAGGCTTTCCGCGAGCGCCCCGGCTCGCGCGACAAGGCGGTCATCAGTGTGAAGTTCGGCGCGCTGCGCGGTCCCGATGGCAGCTGGCTCGGATACGACGGGCGCCCCGCCGCGGTGAAGAACTTCATCGCCTATTCGCTGCGCCGGCTGGACGTGAAATACATCGATGTATACCGCATCGCGCGCGTCGACCCGGCCGTGCCGATCGAGGAAACGGTGGGCGCGATTGCCGACTTGGTGAAAGCGGGATACGTGCGCCATGTGGGCCTTTCGGAGGCGGGCGCCGACACGATTCGCCGCGCCCATGCGACGCATCCGGTGTCGGATCTGCAAATCGAGTATTCACTCTTGTCGCGCAGCATCGAGAGTTCGATTCTGCCGACCACCCGCGAATTGGGCATCGGCATTACCGCCTACGGCGTGCTCTCCCGCGGTTTGATCAGCGGCCACTGGTCCAAGGACCGTCCCGTCGCCAAAGGCGATTTCCGCGCCGTGAGCCCGCGCTTCTCCGGCGAGAACTTGGACCGCAATTTGGCTTTGGTGGAAGCGTTGCGCCGCGTGGCGGAATCCAAGGGCACCACCGTCGCCCCCATCGCCATCGCCTGGGTTTTGTCCCGTGGCCCGGACATCGTGCCGCTGGTGGGCGCCCGCCGCCGCGAGCGCCTGACCGAGGCGCTCCGTTCAGTGGACATTGCATTGTCCGCGGACGACCTCGCGAACATCGAGCGCGCCATCCCCGCGGGTGCCGCCGCCGGCGAGCGGTATGCGGCGTCGCAGATGGCTCATTTGGATAGCGAGAAACGCTAAAGCACAATCCTCTGCTCCGAGCAGGCTGTCGAGCTCATCATTGCCGGGATCGAGCGGGGCTCGTGGATTCGGTCGCGTGGGTTCGGGGGAGTTATCGCTCGAGTTGGCGTATTATCGGACCCATCCATGCCCAATGCACGACTTGCTTACCTCGCCGATCGACAGGTGCACCTTCTTTTCGACGATGGGGAGACCGAGATCCTCTCCAGCGCGTTCGTGGAGGACGTGCGGCGGCGTGAAGCGAGCATCGATCGCAAAACGTCGTGGAAGACGCAAGGAACGGGGGCAAGGTTCATGGGCGCGGCCGCGCTCTGGGACGACGCGCAAGGAAAACGCGAGCCCGCGTTCTTCGTAGCGCTTTCACGCGGCCGGCGCCCAGGCGAGCTGCTCTATGCGGTGACGACGGGTGTGGTGAGTGGGATTTTCGCCTACGATGTGGCGACCAAGGGGGAAACGCGGTTGGTGCACGGTACCGACGGCGTC
It includes:
- a CDS encoding aldo/keto reductase, producing MITRKLGSKGPQVSALGLGCMGMSDLYGPADRTESIATIHAALDAGVTLFDTGDFYGMGDNELLLREAFRERPGSRDKAVISVKFGALRGPDGSWLGYDGRPAAVKNFIAYSLRRLDVKYIDVYRIARVDPAVPIEETVGAIADLVKAGYVRHVGLSEAGADTIRRAHATHPVSDLQIEYSLLSRSIESSILPTTRELGIGITAYGVLSRGLISGHWSKDRPVAKGDFRAVSPRFSGENLDRNLALVEALRRVAESKGTTVAPIAIAWVLSRGPDIVPLVGARRRERLTEALRSVDIALSADDLANIERAIPAGAAAGERYAASQMAHLDSEKR